One part of the Anaerolineae bacterium genome encodes these proteins:
- a CDS encoding diguanylate cyclase/phosphodiesterase (GGDEF & EAL domains) with PAS/PAC sensor(s): MHEGAADAEAPPTTPGEAKFNSLRSGGGSEANFRALAENAIEAIFVVNREGTFDYVNARAASLLGYRREELLQKHFTNFIHPYDVGLVVERWQARRRGENVPERYELQLVRRDGTHLPVEMGVSIIQWNGETATLAFVHDITPRRQLEQALAAELHLRTVLAELSKNLLSAFDLQKLSEIALREAQLLTQSPLGFIGYLNPSDECEFSGMMVRSEPQQGVFEFHSTSMDTLRRFWEWIGRGGKAVIFNELAENLSEHPFPDDHHPIERLLIAPARINERLVGTIAVANAAEPYRPAQAEALERIADLYALALHRQWQEEALRQASRRAECLAQISQQIVACQHNLSTLLETVARQTAESLQATVGILLLDEEKQTLNLAALAHPDPLMLSLLKDAFEPDQIFSGQTAWQEALQSAEPLFFNRLEDLAPLIHATPLQRVTELVDITALMILPLSEGAQRRGWMLLARHKAEKAFTKQDLTFAVEIAARLALGIVNARLVIDLELEQSLLELRVAERTAELQAEREFILQIMNAVDTGITVVDRERRFVYVNRAFAEMLGYTPEELVGKTPLDIAIPSHKIVLDTQWRNRLNGKSTSYENILIHKDGSLVPVLVTATPRWLADEIIGAIAVVTDLRQRRHLEEEQLWLQNFRDLLLSIAHTFIQGTTLHDQTVIERLLGEVGSFLGVDRAYLFVFDWQAQSMSNTHEWVAEGVSAEKENSQNIPNDSIPVWVESLRKDPYILIPAVEELSGEWSGVKAILEAQAIQSLLVMPVRANGELYGFVGFDSVKQKREWKEDEIYLLHILADQFASLFVRQEAEAALRQSEARYRLLAENVSDVIWTTDLELNYTYISPSVTHLTGYSVAEAMHLRLKELLTPDSYRLAKETIARELRNRSLTDLARQPHWSRTLELEHRCKDGSTRWMEVKVSLLSDAQGQPVGFLGLSSDISERRQARQILEYMATHDELTGLPNRYLLNDRLKHALQRAAREQHALAVFLIDLDHFKELNDTFGHVKGDQVLQQVARRLIGALRQSDTVARMGGDEFCVILENIAQAADAANVAGKLLEVIAQPYEVDAGITWRLSASIGISLYPRDGDNSEDLMICADVAMYRAKKRRNRYRFYSIRRL, from the coding sequence ATGCACGAAGGTGCAGCAGATGCAGAAGCTCCCCCGACGACACCAGGCGAAGCGAAATTCAACAGCCTTCGATCAGGGGGAGGAAGTGAAGCGAATTTTCGCGCTTTAGCCGAAAACGCCATCGAGGCGATCTTTGTCGTCAACCGCGAAGGGACGTTCGACTACGTCAACGCTCGCGCCGCCAGTCTGTTGGGCTATCGCCGCGAGGAGTTATTGCAAAAGCATTTTACGAACTTCATCCATCCTTATGATGTCGGCCTCGTGGTCGAACGGTGGCAAGCCCGCCGGCGCGGTGAGAACGTGCCGGAGCGCTATGAACTCCAGCTTGTCCGCCGCGATGGCACCCATCTGCCAGTCGAGATGGGGGTCTCCATCATCCAGTGGAACGGCGAGACGGCTACCCTTGCTTTTGTCCACGACATTACTCCCCGCCGTCAACTCGAACAAGCCCTGGCGGCCGAATTGCATTTGCGGACGGTGCTTGCCGAGCTTTCTAAGAATCTGCTTTCCGCCTTCGATCTCCAAAAACTCTCTGAAATCGCCCTGCGTGAGGCTCAACTGCTCACCCAAAGTCCATTGGGGTTCATTGGCTACCTGAATCCATCCGACGAATGCGAATTTAGCGGGATGATGGTGCGCTCAGAGCCGCAGCAAGGGGTCTTCGAATTTCATTCCACTTCCATGGACACTCTGAGACGTTTCTGGGAATGGATAGGGCGAGGAGGCAAAGCGGTTATATTCAATGAACTTGCCGAAAATTTGAGCGAGCATCCCTTCCCGGATGACCATCATCCCATCGAACGCCTTCTGATCGCCCCTGCCAGGATCAATGAACGCCTGGTGGGGACAATCGCCGTTGCCAATGCTGCCGAACCCTATCGTCCAGCCCAGGCCGAGGCGCTGGAACGAATCGCCGACCTCTACGCCCTTGCCCTGCACCGCCAGTGGCAGGAAGAAGCCCTGCGCCAGGCGAGCCGCCGCGCCGAATGCCTGGCACAAATCTCCCAACAAATTGTTGCCTGCCAGCACAACCTCTCCACCCTCCTGGAAACGGTTGCCCGCCAAACCGCCGAGAGCCTGCAGGCTACCGTTGGGATTCTCCTGCTGGATGAGGAAAAGCAAACGCTGAATCTGGCCGCACTGGCTCACCCCGATCCTTTGATGCTCTCGCTCCTCAAAGATGCCTTCGAACCCGACCAGATTTTTAGCGGGCAGACTGCCTGGCAGGAAGCTCTGCAAAGCGCTGAGCCGCTCTTCTTCAACAGGCTGGAAGATTTGGCACCGCTCATCCATGCTACACCCTTGCAAAGGGTCACCGAACTGGTGGACATCACCGCTTTGATGATTCTGCCCCTTTCGGAGGGCGCCCAAAGACGCGGCTGGATGCTCCTGGCGCGCCACAAAGCGGAAAAAGCGTTTACGAAACAGGATTTGACCTTTGCGGTAGAAATCGCCGCGCGGCTTGCCCTGGGCATCGTCAACGCGCGCCTGGTGATCGATCTGGAACTCGAGCAATCTCTGCTTGAGCTACGGGTTGCCGAGCGCACCGCCGAGTTGCAGGCGGAGCGCGAGTTTATCCTGCAGATCATGAATGCCGTAGATACCGGCATTACCGTGGTGGACAGAGAGCGGCGCTTTGTCTATGTCAACCGTGCCTTTGCAGAGATGCTCGGCTATACGCCCGAAGAGTTGGTAGGCAAAACGCCGCTCGATATTGCCATTCCATCCCACAAGATTGTGCTGGACACCCAATGGAGGAATCGGCTCAACGGCAAAAGCACCAGCTATGAGAATATTCTGATCCATAAAGATGGTTCGTTGGTGCCGGTGTTGGTCACGGCTACGCCGCGCTGGCTGGCAGACGAGATCATTGGCGCGATTGCGGTGGTCACCGACCTGCGCCAGCGGCGACATTTGGAAGAAGAACAACTGTGGTTGCAAAATTTTCGCGATCTCTTGCTCTCCATTGCCCATACGTTTATCCAGGGCACAACTTTACACGACCAGACCGTCATTGAACGCCTTCTGGGCGAAGTGGGCAGCTTTCTGGGCGTGGATCGAGCCTACCTGTTCGTCTTCGACTGGCAGGCGCAGAGCATGTCGAATACGCACGAGTGGGTGGCGGAGGGAGTGAGCGCTGAGAAAGAGAACTCGCAGAACATCCCTAACGACAGCATCCCGGTCTGGGTGGAGAGCTTGCGCAAGGATCCTTACATTCTGATTCCGGCGGTGGAGGAGTTGAGCGGAGAGTGGAGCGGGGTGAAAGCCATTTTAGAAGCCCAGGCCATACAATCCCTGCTGGTGATGCCGGTGCGCGCCAACGGCGAGCTCTATGGATTTGTGGGCTTCGACTCGGTCAAACAAAAACGGGAGTGGAAAGAGGATGAAATTTATCTGTTGCACATCCTCGCCGATCAGTTTGCCAGCCTCTTTGTGCGCCAGGAAGCCGAAGCAGCCCTACGCCAGAGTGAAGCGCGCTATCGTCTCCTGGCAGAAAACGTCAGCGATGTGATCTGGACGACCGATCTGGAGCTCAATTACACGTATATCAGCCCTTCGGTGACTCACCTGACGGGTTACAGCGTCGCCGAAGCCATGCACCTGCGTCTAAAGGAACTGCTGACCCCGGACTCCTATCGCCTTGCCAAAGAGACGATCGCCAGGGAATTGCGCAACCGCTCCCTTACCGACCTCGCCAGACAACCTCACTGGTCGCGCACGCTGGAGTTGGAGCATCGTTGCAAAGATGGCTCAACGCGCTGGATGGAGGTCAAAGTCAGCCTTTTATCTGACGCCCAGGGGCAGCCAGTCGGTTTCCTCGGTTTGAGCAGCGATATCAGCGAACGCCGTCAGGCGCGCCAGATTCTGGAATACATGGCAACCCATGATGAACTGACCGGTTTGCCCAATCGCTATCTTCTAAACGACCGCCTGAAACACGCGCTGCAACGGGCAGCCCGAGAGCAACACGCACTGGCAGTCTTCTTGATCGATCTTGACCACTTCAAAGAACTCAACGACACCTTTGGGCATGTCAAAGGGGATCAGGTCTTACAGCAGGTTGCCCGGCGATTAATTGGTGCCCTGCGCCAGAGTGATACCGTTGCCCGCATGGGCGGTGATGAGTTTTGTGTTATTCTGGAGAATATCGCCCAGGCTGCTGACGCTGCCAACGTGGCAGGCAAACTGCTGGAGGTTATTGCTCAGCCCTATGAGGTGGACGCGGGGATCACGTGGCGCTTGTCTGCCAGTATTGGCATCAGCCTCTACCCGCGAGATGGTGACAACAGCGAGGACCTGATGATCTGCGCCGATGTTGCCATGTACCGCGCCAAGAAGCGCCGTAATCGCTATCGCTTCTACTCCATCCGACGGTTGTAG
- a CDS encoding SSU ribosomal protein S20p: MANIKSQIKRIRQNEKRRLRNRYFKGRARTFVKKARLSIQKGSLEEAIEATRLAVSALDKAAEKGILHKNNAARRKSRLMKRLAALQKQAAA; the protein is encoded by the coding sequence TTGGCAAACATTAAGTCACAAATCAAACGCATTCGGCAGAACGAAAAGCGACGCCTGCGCAACCGCTATTTCAAAGGTCGAGCGCGCACTTTTGTCAAGAAAGCACGGCTGAGCATTCAGAAAGGCTCCCTGGAAGAGGCCATTGAAGCAACCCGTCTGGCGGTTAGCGCTCTGGATAAAGCGGCTGAAAAAGGTATTCTCCACAAGAACAACGCTGCCCGGCGCAAGAGCCGCCTGATGAAGCGTCTGGCTGCCCTGCAAAAGCAAGCCGCAGCATAA
- a CDS encoding Arginyl-tRNA synthetase: protein MFNQEQAQITQTIVAILSQHQIPVGSIEWNPIPFAGKWGISTSFFQIAAQWARQQRAGGQSPLPVPQLAAQIATLVSEALHLPGGFQRIEAVNGYLNLYFDPLEFTRRVVDAVLAQGERFGWGEAKGKRILVEFSQPNTHKAFHVGHLRNVVLGDALCNILEAAGYEVIRANYINDTGLHVIKWLWNYQKFHAGEEPGEDKTRWMGDLYAEANKRLEEHPELESEVRQLYARWDRRDPEVMALWQKTRQWSLEGFDQIYDLLGVRFDHVFYDHELEKPGQELVEELIRKGIAVDERPDGPVIVRIDDLLGLKKETYRVLVVLRSDGTSLYATKDLPLAIKKFEMFNPDLSVYVIDVRQSLYLQQIYKTLALMGHADWAERCYHFSYEIVNLPGNVTIASREGTVVLLEDLVREARQRALEVVREKNPSLSPTEMEEVARAVALGSIKYPMLAREATKIVTFDWKTALDFNGQAAPYIQYAHVRANSILRKMETPLPPSILPTHELHPTEIQLIDWISRIPGEVQRAAQEMRPLYLTNLAYELARAFNDFYAECQVLKADAATRAARLRLVAAAKQAMANLLRMLGIIPPEVM, encoded by the coding sequence ATGTTTAACCAGGAACAAGCGCAGATCACGCAGACGATTGTCGCCATTTTATCTCAGCACCAGATTCCGGTCGGAAGCATCGAATGGAACCCCATTCCTTTCGCCGGCAAATGGGGTATTTCAACTTCCTTCTTCCAGATCGCTGCCCAGTGGGCGCGCCAGCAACGCGCCGGTGGCCAATCCCCGCTGCCCGTGCCTCAACTGGCGGCTCAGATCGCAACTCTGGTAAGCGAAGCGCTCCACTTACCAGGCGGCTTTCAACGCATCGAGGCAGTGAATGGTTATCTGAATCTCTACTTCGATCCGTTGGAATTTACCCGCCGCGTGGTCGACGCGGTTCTGGCACAGGGGGAGCGCTTTGGCTGGGGGGAAGCCAAGGGCAAGCGCATCCTGGTGGAGTTTTCGCAACCCAATACGCATAAGGCTTTCCATGTCGGGCATTTGCGCAACGTGGTGCTGGGTGATGCCCTATGTAATATTCTGGAAGCAGCCGGCTATGAAGTCATCCGTGCCAACTATATCAACGATACCGGTCTGCACGTGATCAAGTGGCTGTGGAACTACCAAAAATTCCATGCTGGCGAGGAACCCGGCGAGGATAAAACCCGCTGGATGGGCGACCTGTATGCCGAGGCCAACAAACGACTGGAAGAGCATCCCGAACTGGAAAGCGAAGTGCGGCAACTCTATGCCCGCTGGGATCGCCGTGACCCGGAAGTGATGGCGCTCTGGCAAAAGACCCGCCAATGGTCGTTAGAAGGTTTCGACCAGATTTATGACCTGCTGGGCGTGCGCTTTGACCACGTTTTTTACGACCATGAACTGGAAAAACCCGGTCAGGAACTGGTTGAAGAGCTCATCCGCAAAGGGATTGCGGTCGATGAGCGTCCCGATGGCCCGGTGATTGTGCGCATTGACGACCTGTTGGGATTGAAAAAAGAAACCTACCGGGTTCTGGTGGTTTTGCGCTCCGATGGGACGTCTCTGTACGCCACCAAAGATCTGCCGCTGGCGATCAAGAAGTTCGAGATGTTCAATCCCGATTTATCGGTTTATGTTATCGATGTGCGCCAGTCACTCTATTTACAACAAATCTACAAGACTCTGGCGCTCATGGGACACGCTGATTGGGCAGAGCGCTGTTATCACTTTAGCTATGAGATCGTCAATCTGCCCGGAAATGTCACCATTGCCTCCCGCGAAGGGACAGTTGTGCTGCTGGAGGATCTGGTCCGCGAAGCACGCCAGCGCGCCTTGGAAGTGGTGCGCGAGAAGAATCCCTCTCTCTCTCCAACCGAGATGGAGGAAGTGGCGCGGGCAGTTGCTTTGGGCTCGATTAAATATCCCATGTTAGCCCGTGAGGCGACCAAGATCGTCACTTTCGATTGGAAAACGGCGTTGGACTTCAACGGGCAGGCTGCGCCGTATATTCAATATGCGCATGTGCGGGCAAATTCCATCCTGCGCAAAATGGAAACTCCCTTACCGCCTTCGATTTTGCCCACCCATGAACTGCACCCGACCGAGATTCAATTGATCGACTGGATTTCGCGCATTCCAGGCGAGGTGCAACGAGCAGCACAGGAAATGCGTCCCTTATATCTGACCAACTTAGCGTATGAACTGGCGCGCGCTTTCAACGATTTTTACGCCGAGTGCCAGGTGCTGAAAGCCGATGCGGCAACGCGGGCAGCCCGCTTACGGCTGGTGGCAGCTGCCAAACAGGCGATGGCTAATTTGCTGCGCATGCTGGGGATTATCCCCCCAGAAGTCATGTAA
- a CDS encoding DNA-binding response regulator KdpE, with product MQGIILWIEGKRAPRQGFIDQLQERGYDICVVDSGNSALQMLDTLDPDIIIVDAVSLRSSGKRICRSLREKSNGVPILLISNGKFKPEEACATVVLTLPFTIRKLLNRIKPLLPSEGQKVIHRGPIRLDLELRRVRCHGRETRLTPRLTKILRLLLLNAGRVVERSVLFREVWDTEYIEDTRTLDVHINWLRKAIEIDPKHPQYLKTLRGVGYRLDV from the coding sequence ATGCAGGGAATCATTCTCTGGATTGAAGGGAAACGTGCGCCCAGGCAGGGCTTTATTGATCAATTGCAAGAGCGCGGCTATGACATCTGTGTTGTCGATAGCGGTAACTCAGCCTTGCAAATGCTGGATACCCTTGACCCCGATATTATCATCGTGGACGCCGTCTCTTTGCGTTCGAGCGGCAAACGGATTTGCCGCTCCCTGCGCGAAAAATCCAACGGCGTGCCGATCCTCTTAATCTCAAATGGAAAATTCAAACCTGAAGAAGCCTGTGCGACGGTTGTTCTGACTCTCCCCTTCACGATTCGCAAACTTCTCAATCGCATCAAGCCTTTGCTGCCCTCCGAAGGGCAAAAAGTCATCCATCGTGGACCCATCCGTTTAGATCTGGAATTGAGGCGGGTGCGCTGCCATGGGCGAGAAACCCGTCTGACCCCCCGGCTGACCAAAATCTTGAGACTCCTGCTGCTCAACGCCGGCAGAGTAGTGGAGCGTTCCGTGTTATTCCGGGAGGTTTGGGATACCGAGTATATCGAGGATACCCGCACGCTGGATGTTCATATCAACTGGTTGCGCAAAGCCATTGAGATCGATCCCAAACACCCTCAATATCTGAAAACCCTGCGTGGCGTAGGCTACCGCCTGGATGTGTAG
- a CDS encoding 5-methyltetrahydrofolate--homocysteine methyltransferase, protein MTQTLTVPEIRTALIQNIADLNENATLSLVQTLIDNPTDPLDIVQDCQEGMRQVGERYERGEYFLSALIMAGEIFREVMEMVTPLIKERFRGNESGVILLGTVEGDIHDIGKNNLSLLLTSYGFTVYDLGVDVPPAEFLRQALTLRPDIIGLSGLLTSSYDSMRRTVHLLRSCEDSEIAKTPIIIGGNQLNEQVCQYVGADAWVNDAMSGVRWCQRLLGH, encoded by the coding sequence ATGACTCAAACCCTGACCGTCCCAGAAATCCGCACCGCGCTGATCCAGAACATCGCCGACCTGAACGAAAACGCCACGCTGAGCCTGGTGCAGACCCTGATCGATAATCCAACTGACCCGCTCGACATCGTGCAAGACTGTCAGGAGGGGATGCGCCAGGTGGGCGAACGCTATGAGCGCGGCGAATATTTCCTCTCTGCCCTGATCATGGCGGGGGAAATCTTCCGCGAAGTGATGGAGATGGTCACCCCGCTGATCAAAGAGCGCTTCCGAGGCAACGAGTCAGGGGTCATCCTGCTGGGAACGGTGGAAGGGGATATTCACGATATCGGAAAGAATAACCTCAGCCTCTTGCTGACCAGCTATGGTTTCACCGTTTACGATCTGGGTGTGGATGTGCCGCCGGCTGAATTTCTGCGCCAGGCTCTGACGCTCCGCCCAGACATTATCGGCTTATCCGGGTTGCTCACCAGTTCCTACGATAGCATGCGGCGAACCGTGCATCTCCTGCGCAGTTGTGAGGATTCAGAAATCGCAAAGACGCCCATCATCATTGGCGGAAACCAGTTGAACGAACAGGTTTGTCAGTATGTCGGCGCAGACGCGTGGGTCAACGATGCCATGAGTGGTGTGCGCTGGTGCCAGCGCCTTTTGGGGCATTGA
- a CDS encoding Transcriptional regulator, GntR family, with protein MVKEPQPIFDDRLDIDRDSFEPAYIQLANILRRQIAEGLFRPGDQLPSESQLCHRYGISPMTVRRTINLLADEGLISTAQGRGTFVKSIELSEATFGLQELKDLFKPDQQAQIKLLDARVVSADERTARKLEITCGSPVIYIRRLFSRAGQPVFYHRAYLIYDPTRPIVEAELDVTSLQGLFAGGNHSLLKFGTLNIECTLLTNEEAELLKRPYPFAAFYLEHLFYDYEDHPLSWGWFIIPADCLHFTAQVGVSSHPGIHRGGK; from the coding sequence ATGGTCAAAGAGCCACAACCGATTTTCGATGATCGTCTGGACATAGACCGTGATTCGTTCGAACCGGCCTATATTCAGCTTGCCAATATCCTGCGCCGCCAGATTGCTGAGGGGTTGTTTCGCCCCGGTGATCAGCTACCTTCTGAGTCGCAGTTGTGTCACCGCTATGGCATCAGCCCGATGACGGTGCGGCGTACGATCAACCTGCTCGCCGACGAGGGGCTGATCAGCACTGCCCAGGGGCGCGGCACCTTTGTGAAGAGCATTGAACTGAGTGAGGCAACCTTTGGTTTACAGGAGTTAAAAGACCTCTTCAAGCCCGATCAACAGGCTCAGATCAAGCTGCTGGACGCGCGTGTGGTTTCGGCGGATGAGCGTACGGCGCGCAAGCTCGAAATCACCTGCGGCTCGCCGGTGATCTACATCCGCCGTCTTTTCAGCCGCGCCGGGCAACCTGTCTTCTATCACCGTGCCTATTTGATCTACGATCCGACCCGTCCAATCGTCGAAGCCGAACTGGATGTCACCTCCCTGCAAGGGTTATTTGCCGGTGGAAACCACTCTCTGTTAAAGTTCGGGACGCTCAATATCGAATGTACTTTGCTCACCAACGAGGAAGCCGAACTGCTCAAACGCCCTTACCCTTTTGCAGCTTTTTACCTCGAACATCTTTTTTATGACTATGAGGATCATCCGCTCAGTTGGGGCTGGTTCATTATCCCCGCCGATTGTCTGCATTTCACTGCCCAGGTGGGAGTTAGCTCCCATCCAGGTATCCACCGTGGAGGAAAATAA
- a CDS encoding Methyltransferase corrinoid activation protein: MAGIALTATCGGEGNCGQCRVQVISGSVSPLTEEEKFLLSEAEQKDGYRLACCTRPLSDVRLHVPPDSLDSGQRLQIESVLQPIRPDPTVQAIEVECLPPSLEDPRSDWTRLREEVAHRIGGSEISTSSAFIQSLPPAIRQLNWRGRVILRKGEVIGLLPGSRKPLGLAVDLGSTKIAAALLDLESGQVLATNGAPNPQIPYGEDVVSRLAYIQRNPTGSQKMAELVRQKINEILLELVKKVAAEVEQVAEACIVGNTAMTHLLLGWPVRQLALAPYVAASSDPLEVFAADLDLRMAPGGRVYIPPAIGGYIGSDHVAMVLASELDQSKRVTLGIDIGTNTEISLRIPGQEALMAVSCASGPAFEGAHIRDGMRAASGAIEKVRFTPQGVQIATVDNEPPIGFCGSGILDAVAELYRSGYLLSNGRFDRQKLAQPETSEPRFVFVSADRSGNGREIALTQKDVNEIQLAKGAIQAGMKILLEENQINPEQVEEVIIAGAFGSYIHLPSAIQIGLFPPLPRARYRQVGNAAAIGAQWMLISQQARKRAEEIARRTRYLELTTVPSFNRQFAYAMHFPPLGEKNETLE; encoded by the coding sequence TTGGCCGGGATCGCCCTGACTGCTACCTGCGGCGGCGAAGGCAATTGCGGTCAGTGCCGGGTGCAGGTGATCAGCGGCTCGGTTTCGCCCCTGACTGAAGAGGAAAAGTTTTTGCTCAGCGAAGCCGAACAAAAAGATGGCTATCGCCTTGCCTGTTGTACGCGCCCCTTGAGCGACGTGCGGCTGCATGTGCCGCCCGACTCGCTGGACAGCGGTCAACGTTTGCAGATCGAAAGTGTCTTGCAGCCCATTCGCCCCGATCCTACCGTCCAGGCAATTGAGGTAGAATGCCTGCCTCCCAGCCTGGAAGACCCTCGTTCTGATTGGACACGCCTGCGGGAGGAGGTAGCCCACCGAATCGGCGGTTCCGAGATCTCTACGTCGAGTGCGTTCATACAATCTCTTCCGCCTGCCATTCGACAACTGAACTGGCGCGGCAGGGTTATCTTGCGCAAGGGTGAGGTGATCGGTCTGTTACCCGGCTCGAGAAAACCGTTAGGTCTGGCAGTTGACCTAGGAAGTACCAAAATCGCTGCGGCCTTGCTGGATCTGGAAAGTGGTCAGGTTTTAGCCACCAACGGGGCGCCCAATCCGCAAATCCCTTACGGTGAAGATGTGGTCAGCCGTCTGGCATATATTCAGCGTAACCCCACGGGCAGCCAGAAGATGGCTGAACTCGTCCGCCAAAAGATCAACGAAATCCTGCTCGAGCTGGTCAAAAAAGTGGCTGCAGAGGTTGAACAGGTTGCCGAGGCCTGTATTGTAGGCAACACGGCGATGACCCATTTATTGCTTGGCTGGCCGGTGCGGCAACTTGCTCTGGCGCCCTATGTAGCCGCCAGCAGTGACCCCCTCGAGGTGTTTGCCGCCGATTTAGACCTGCGGATGGCGCCGGGCGGACGGGTATACATTCCTCCAGCCATTGGTGGATACATCGGGTCAGACCATGTAGCAATGGTCTTGGCCAGTGAACTCGACCAGAGTAAGCGCGTTACCCTCGGCATCGATATCGGTACGAATACCGAGATCAGCCTGCGCATTCCAGGTCAAGAGGCTCTGATGGCCGTCTCCTGCGCTTCGGGTCCGGCTTTCGAAGGGGCGCATATCCGCGATGGAATGCGGGCGGCTTCCGGCGCCATCGAAAAAGTGCGTTTCACTCCTCAGGGGGTGCAGATTGCCACCGTGGATAACGAACCTCCGATTGGATTTTGCGGTTCGGGCATTTTAGATGCCGTGGCAGAACTCTACCGCAGCGGTTATCTCTTGTCGAACGGGCGGTTTGACCGCCAAAAGCTCGCCCAACCAGAGACCTCCGAACCGCGCTTTGTCTTTGTCAGCGCCGACCGGAGCGGCAACGGGCGCGAAATCGCCCTGACCCAAAAGGATGTCAACGAAATCCAGCTGGCAAAAGGCGCCATTCAAGCCGGCATGAAGATCTTGCTGGAAGAAAACCAGATCAACCCAGAGCAAGTGGAAGAAGTCATTATTGCCGGAGCCTTCGGTTCGTATATTCATCTCCCCAGCGCTATCCAGATTGGTTTGTTCCCACCGCTGCCGCGGGCGCGTTATCGTCAGGTTGGCAACGCAGCTGCCATCGGCGCGCAATGGATGTTAATCTCACAACAAGCCCGAAAACGGGCAGAAGAGATTGCCCGCCGCACCCGCTACCTGGAATTGACCACCGTTCCCAGCTTTAACCGTCAATTTGCTTATGCCATGCACTTCCCACCGCTTGGGGAGAAAAACGAAACTTTGGAGTGA
- a CDS encoding 5-methyltetrahydrofolate--homocysteine methyltransferase, producing the protein MKIIGEKINGTRKRVAQAIAERDREYIADLARRQAEAGATWLDVNAGTHPNQEADDLLWLIEVVQSVTDTPLSLDSANPKALRTAIGAVQKTPLINSISGEPERLEGILPIVAEHGCDVIALAMDARKIPESSEKRMEVIHRIMAETRQHGIPDERVYIDPLAMTISTNTDSALIALETMRCVRQEYPEAHLTIGLSNISFGLPARSYINRVFLVMAMTAGLDSAILDPLDREIQAMIVTAELLLGKDKHCLNFIRAHRKGIFEPPGGS; encoded by the coding sequence ATGAAAATTATCGGAGAAAAGATCAATGGAACTCGAAAACGCGTTGCGCAAGCCATTGCCGAACGCGACCGGGAATATATTGCTGACCTCGCCAGACGACAGGCAGAAGCCGGCGCTACCTGGCTGGACGTCAACGCCGGCACCCATCCCAACCAGGAAGCAGATGACCTCCTGTGGCTGATTGAAGTCGTCCAGTCGGTTACCGATACGCCCCTCTCCTTAGACAGTGCCAACCCCAAAGCCCTGCGGACTGCCATTGGGGCGGTGCAAAAGACCCCGCTGATCAACTCGATCAGTGGCGAGCCAGAGCGGCTGGAGGGCATCTTACCCATTGTTGCCGAACACGGCTGCGATGTGATTGCTCTTGCCATGGATGCCAGGAAAATCCCCGAAAGCAGTGAAAAACGGATGGAAGTGATCCATCGCATCATGGCTGAGACGCGCCAGCATGGCATTCCTGATGAACGGGTTTACATCGATCCTTTAGCGATGACCATCTCGACCAACACCGATAGCGCGCTGATCGCTTTGGAGACCATGCGCTGCGTCCGCCAGGAGTATCCTGAAGCCCACCTGACCATTGGTTTGAGCAACATTTCGTTTGGCTTGCCAGCCCGCTCCTATATCAACCGCGTCTTTTTAGTGATGGCGATGACCGCCGGTTTGGATAGCGCCATCCTCGATCCGCTGGATCGCGAAATCCAGGCAATGATCGTCACGGCAGAGCTGTTACTGGGCAAAGACAAACACTGTCTGAATTTTATTCGGGCACACCGAAAAGGGATTTTCGAGCCGCCGGGCGGCTCTTAA
- a CDS encoding 5-methyltetrahydrofolate--homocysteine methyltransferase, with translation MSQELIQAITEMREEDALKLTRQMLDAGKEPLEVLEACRQAMEIIGKRFEAGDCFIPELILAGEMLRQVSDLIKPRLQKEATQKKHGKVVIGTVEGDIHDIAKDIVAFMLDVNGFEVTDLGVDVPPAKFVEATKQTGAKVVALSGFLTLAYDPMKATVEALKAAGLKDVKVMIGGGQIDEQIRQFTGADGWGRDAMAAVKMANEWYGVN, from the coding sequence ATGTCCCAAGAACTGATCCAGGCCATAACCGAGATGCGCGAGGAAGATGCGCTCAAACTTACCCGGCAGATGCTCGATGCTGGCAAAGAGCCCCTCGAGGTGCTGGAAGCCTGTCGCCAGGCGATGGAGATCATCGGCAAGCGCTTCGAAGCTGGTGATTGCTTCATCCCCGAATTGATCCTGGCTGGCGAAATGCTGCGTCAGGTCTCGGATTTGATTAAACCCCGCCTGCAAAAAGAAGCTACCCAGAAAAAACACGGCAAGGTGGTTATCGGCACCGTTGAAGGGGATATTCACGACATCGCCAAAGATATCGTCGCCTTTATGCTGGACGTGAACGGCTTCGAAGTGACCGACCTCGGCGTGGATGTTCCTCCGGCAAAGTTTGTCGAAGCCACGAAGCAGACCGGCGCCAAAGTAGTTGCCCTGAGCGGCTTCCTGACCCTGGCTTATGACCCGATGAAAGCCACCGTCGAAGCCCTTAAAGCAGCCGGGCTGAAGGATGTCAAGGTCATGATCGGCGGTGGACAGATTGACGAGCAGATCCGCCAGTTCACCGGTGCCGATGGGTGGGGGCGGGATGCCATGGCAGCCGTCAAGATGGCTAACGAGTGGTATGGAGTGAACTGA